The Cucumis melo cultivar AY chromosome 6, USDA_Cmelo_AY_1.0, whole genome shotgun sequence genome includes a region encoding these proteins:
- the LOC103491786 gene encoding cytochrome P450 94B3, with the protein MGIIISLFSISIFLVLLFRFRPVPPGDFSSPPTYPLIGCLISFYINRNRLLDWYTELLSESSTGTIVIRRLGCRRTVVTVNPANVEYILTTHFHNFPKGKPFTEILNDFLGCGIFNVDGDQWRTQRKLASHEFSAKSLQEFVVETLKSEVEMRLLPALEASAHNAKVVDLQDLLRGFAFRVICKIVLGSEDETIFALQKSFEVASEVSARRAMEPIYVTWKMKRWLGVGSERRLKKEVAEVHRKVMNIIDKRRKEEKIQDIHDSTQDLLSRLIKTEHDDEEIRDMVISFIMAGRDTTSAAMTWLFWLLCIHPNIENQLIEEIDLTSVKLDYQSLKELKYLKACLCETMRMYPPVPWDSKHAIADDYLPDGTLVRSGDRVTYFPYGMGRMVALWGKDQFEFKPSRWVVEQDGRGGRRTGVKLVSPYKFPIFQAGPRVCLGKEMAFLQMKYVVASILSQFRIKPVAGDHPVFVPLLTAHMAGGFKVFIQRREKERETIQNKQTKSPI; encoded by the exons ATGGGTATCATCATCTCCCTCTTCTCCATCTCTATTTTCCTTGTTCTCCTCTTCAGATTCCGCCCAGTACCCCCCGGCGACTTTTCTTCCCCGCCGACGTACCCTCTAATCGGTTGTCTCATCTCCTTCTACATTAACCGCAACCGCCTGTTGGATTGGTACACCGAGCTCTTGTCGGAATCCTCCACCGGCACTATCGTCATCCGCCGCCTCGGCTGTCGACGCACGGTGGTGACCGTGAACCCAGCTAACGTAGAGTATATTTTGACGACCCATTTCCATAATTTCCCCAAAGGCAAGCCTTTCACCGAGATCTTGAATGACTTTCTTGGCTGCGGCATTTTCAACGTGGACGGTGACCAATGGCGGACACAGCGTAAGCTGGCTAGCCATGAATTTAGTGCCAAGTCGCTTCAGGAATTTGTTGTCGAGACGTTGAAGTCAGAGGTTGAGATGCGGTTGTTGCCCGCCCTCGAGGCGTCGGCCCACAACGCTAAAGTCGTGGACTTACAG GATTTACTAAGAGGGTTTGCATTCCGAGTAATTTGTAAGATAGTTTTGGGGAGTGAAGATGAGACGATCTTTGCGCTTCAAAAGAGCTTTGAGGTGGCGTCGGAGGTGAGCGCCAGGCGAGCAATGGAGCCAATTTACGTGACATGGAAAATGAAGAGATGGCTTGGGGTTGGATCAGAACGGCGGTTGAAGAAGGAAGTAGCGGAGGTTCATCGGAAAGTGATGAACATAATTGACAAAAGAAGAAAGGAGGAGAAGATCCAGGATATCCATGACAGTACCCAAGATCTCTTGTCCAG GTTGATTAAAACCGAGCATGACGATGAGGAGATCAGAGACATGGTCATAAGCTTCATCATGGCAGGTCGAGACACAACTTCCGCTGCAATGACGTGGTTGTTTTGGCTACTCTGCATTCATCCCAACATAGAAAATCAATTAATAGAAGAGATAGACTTGACGTCAGTAAAATTGGACTACCAATCTCTGAAGGAGCTCAAATATCTCAAAGCATGCCTCTGTGAAACCATGAGAATGTATCCACCAGTCCCATGGGATTCAAAGCATGCCATTGCCGATGACTACTTGCCAGACGGTACTCTCGTCCGATCAGGAGATAGAGTGACATATTTCCCATACGGTATGGGTAGAATGGTGGCTTTGTGGGGGAAGGACCAATTCGAGTTCAAGCCAAGCCGATGGGTTGTCGAACAAGACGGGCGTGGGGGGCGGAGAACAGGGGTGAAATTGGTGAGTCCGTACAAGTTTCCCATATTTCAAGCTGGGccaagggtgtgtttggggaaGGAGATGGCCTTCCTTCAGATGAAGTACGTGGTGGCTTCTATTCTTAGCCAATTTAGAATCAAACCTGTTGCCGGCGATCACCCTGTGTTTGTGCCGCTGTTGACGGCACACATGGCCGGCGGCTTCAAGGTTTTCATTCaaaggagagagaaagagagagagacaattcaaaacaaacaaacaaaatccCCAATATAA
- the LOC103491785 gene encoding SWI/SNF complex component SNF12 homolog, whose product MSMNNNNPPKTLGGASSSPFGNSGMVPPSMAANSTSFSQPQAQAQLGAGFQNPFPLSTAQVLAQAQYKAHAHAQAQAQAAHAQFQAQLQAQGLSLTQSQNVGGGNVGSPSPGFSTPGLAGVKRIPQKPPVRPPILSPGTTFSPLKTMEITPAARKKKQKLPEKQLQDKVAAILPESALYTQLLEFESRVDAALARKKVDIHEALKNPPCIQKTLRIYVFNTFANQVNTIPKKLNADPPTWTLKIIGRILEDGIDPDHPGVVQRSNPLYPKFSSFFKRVTISLDQRLYPDSHIIVWENARSPAPHEGFEVKRKGDKEFSVNIRLEMNYIPEKFKLSPALMEVLGIEVDTRPRIIAAIWHYVKARKLQNPNDPSFFHCDPPLQKVFGEDKLKFTMVSQRISQHLFPPQPIHLEHKVKLSGNSPAGTACYDVLVDVPFPIHRELSALLANAEKNKEIDACDEAICTAIRKIHEHRRRRAFFLGFSQSPVEFIDALIESQSKDLKLLAGEASRNAEKERRSDFFNQPWVEDAVIRYINRKPATGSDAPGST is encoded by the exons ATGTCTATGAACAATAATAACCCGCCGAAGACCCTTGGAGGGGCTTCTTCGTCGCCTTTTGGAAATTCGGGGATGGTTCCACCATCTATGGCAGCAAATTCCACATCATTTTCTCAGCCGCAAGCTCAAGCTCAATTAGGAGCTGGGTTTCAAAATCCATTTCCGCTGTCCACTGCTCAGGTTCTTGCTCAAGCTCAGTACAAGGCTCACGCTCATGCCCAAGCTCAAGCACAGGCAGCTCACGCCCAGTTTCAAGCTCAGTTACAAGCTCAAGGGCTGTCCCTAACTCAGAGTCAAAATGTTGGTGGTGGGAACGTGGGTTCGCCTTCCCCAGGATTTTCCACTCCTGGCCTTGCAGGTGTGAAGCGAATTCCTCAAAAGCCACCAGTTCGCCCTCCTATTCTTTCTCCTGGTACCACTTTTTCACCATTGAAAACAATGGAAATCACACCTGCGGCTCGTAAAAAGAAGCAGAAGCTGCCTGAGAAGCAGCTTCAAGATAAAGTTGCTGCAATCTTGCCTGAATCTGCTCTCTACACTCAGCTGCTTGAGTTTGAGTCTCGTGTTGATGCTGCTCTCGCAAGAAAGAAAGTTGACATCCATGAGGCGCTTAAAAACCCACCTTGCATTCAGAAAACTCTTCGAATTTATGTCTTCAACACATTTGCAAATCAAGTTAACACAATACCCAAAAAGCTAAATGCTGATCCTCCTACCTGGACTCTTAAGATAATAGGCAGGATTTTGGAAGATGGGATAGATCCTGATCATCCTGGAGTGGTACAAAGATCAAACCCTTTGTACCCaaaattttcatctttcttcaaGAGAGTAACCATTTCCTTGGACCAAAGGCTATATCCAGATAGTCACATCATAGTATGGGAGAATGCTCGATCACCTGCACCTCATGAGGGCTTTGAGGTGAAGAGAAAAGGGGATAAAGAATTTTCAGTTAACATTCGGTTAGAAATGAATTATATTCCAGAGAAATTCAAGTTGTCGCCTGCTTTGATGGAAGTTCTTGGTATCGAAGTTGATACTCGCCCAAGAATaatagcagctatctggcattatGTAAAGGCTAGGAAACTTCAGAATCCCAATGATCCATCTTTCTTTCACTGTGATCCACCTCTCCAGAAGGTATTTGGTGAAGACAAATTGAAATTCACCATGGTATCACAGAGAATATCACAACACTTGTTTCCTCCACAGCCTATACATCTGGAACATAAGGTTAAGCTTTCAGGGAATAGTCCAGCAGGTACAGCATGCTACGATGTGTTGGTTGATGTGCCTTTCCCAATTCACCGGGAATTGTCTGCTCTATTAGCCAATGCAGAGAAGAACAAGGAGATTGATGCATGTGATGAAGCAATTTGTACAGCTATAAGGAAAATTCACGAGCATCGCCGGAGACGTGCATTTTTCCTTGGGTTCAGTCAGTCACCAGTGGAGTTTATTGATGCCTTGATTGAATCTCAAAGCAAGGATCTAAAACTTCTTGCAGGAGAAGCTAGTCGAAATGCTGAAAAGGAGCGACGATCAGATTTCTTCAATCAACCATG GGTTGAAGATGCTGTGATCCGGTATATAAATCGAAAACCAGCAACAGGGAGTGATGCACCTGGAAGTACATGA